Proteins encoded together in one Streptomyces sp. NA04227 window:
- a CDS encoding ABC transporter substrate-binding protein encodes MPTPPPRPTARRTRTHHRLALVSAALAAALLLVSACAGPPPGGPKGDFRLSKGTPAATGGIDSFRWALYAEPPTLDWVSAFDYPQNMILSNVCESLLRWTPDLRTAPGLARKATHPDPLTWVYDLRPGVRFHSGGVLDADDVLFSLGRQRDPDSGSAWADVFRNVASLTKTGPLQVTVKLKRPDSQFPQYMATAAGVVASESAVRAAGRDYGTSGGLGCTGPFALGSWSKGQSVELRRFDGYWGSRAKSARAEFVFLTDPSARTKAMLSGEVDGGYLLPTESYAALRASGIGSLYFGEGLSTVNVNVTSMRGALGDVRVRRALSLALDRQGFVEAGLGGAGSVTASLTTRAAWASAPERTRRDAFGQLPSTERDIEKAKLLVEQAGARGKKLTVATSSIGLDVSLLATAVQDAGTRIGLDIRLKTIAPNAFTALFTDPAARKGIDMFPETYYQSITDPLDLLGNFRTGASQNYAGYSSPAYDRLVDRTRAAQKPAQRMALAAELQQKAADEVLWIPVAEWPTAVFLNKRITGAPTTISYLYSPWAAAVGAAT; translated from the coding sequence ATGCCCACACCGCCGCCCCGGCCCACCGCACGCAGAACCAGAACCCACCACCGGCTCGCCCTGGTCTCCGCGGCCCTGGCCGCCGCCCTCCTTCTGGTCTCCGCCTGCGCGGGACCCCCACCAGGCGGCCCCAAGGGCGACTTCCGGCTGTCGAAGGGCACCCCGGCGGCGACGGGCGGGATCGACTCGTTCCGCTGGGCCCTGTACGCCGAACCCCCCACGCTCGACTGGGTCTCCGCCTTCGACTACCCGCAGAACATGATTCTCTCCAACGTCTGCGAGAGCCTGCTGCGGTGGACCCCGGACCTCAGGACGGCCCCGGGCCTGGCCCGCAAAGCCACCCACCCCGACCCGCTGACCTGGGTCTACGATCTGCGTCCCGGTGTGCGCTTCCACAGCGGCGGCGTACTGGACGCCGACGACGTGCTGTTCAGCCTCGGCCGCCAGCGCGACCCCGACAGCGGATCCGCCTGGGCCGACGTCTTCCGGAACGTCGCCTCGCTCACCAAGACCGGCCCGCTCCAGGTCACCGTGAAACTGAAGCGCCCCGACTCGCAGTTCCCCCAGTACATGGCGACCGCGGCCGGAGTCGTGGCCAGCGAATCCGCGGTGCGCGCCGCGGGACGGGACTACGGCACCTCGGGCGGCCTCGGCTGCACCGGCCCGTTCGCACTCGGCTCGTGGAGCAAGGGCCAGTCGGTCGAACTGCGGCGCTTCGACGGCTACTGGGGCAGCAGGGCCAAGTCCGCCAGGGCCGAGTTCGTGTTCCTCACCGACCCGTCGGCCCGTACCAAGGCGATGCTCAGCGGCGAGGTGGACGGCGGCTATCTGCTCCCCACCGAGAGCTACGCGGCCCTGCGCGCCAGCGGCATCGGCAGCCTCTACTTCGGCGAGGGCCTGAGCACCGTCAACGTGAACGTCACCAGCATGCGGGGCGCGCTCGGTGACGTCCGTGTCCGGCGCGCCCTGTCCCTGGCGCTGGACCGCCAGGGGTTCGTCGAGGCCGGGCTCGGCGGCGCGGGCAGCGTCACCGCCTCGCTCACCACCAGGGCGGCCTGGGCGAGCGCACCGGAGCGGACGCGGCGGGACGCCTTCGGCCAACTCCCTTCCACGGAACGGGACATCGAGAAGGCGAAGCTCCTCGTCGAGCAGGCGGGCGCGCGCGGCAAGAAGCTGACCGTGGCGACCAGCTCGATCGGTCTCGACGTGTCACTGCTGGCCACCGCCGTCCAGGACGCGGGCACCCGGATCGGACTCGACATCCGGCTCAAGACCATCGCCCCCAACGCCTTCACCGCGCTGTTTACCGATCCCGCTGCACGCAAGGGAATCGACATGTTCCCGGAGACGTACTACCAGTCCATCACCGACCCCCTGGACCTGCTCGGCAACTTCCGCACCGGCGCCTCGCAGAACTACGCCGGGTACAGCAGCCCCGCGTACGACCGCCTGGTGGACAGGACGCGGGCCGCGCAGAAACCCGCCCAACGCATGGCCCTGGCGGCCGAGTTGCAGCAGAAGGCGGCCGACGAGGTGCTCTGGATACCGGTGGCCGAATGGCCCACGGCGGTCTTCCTGAACAAGCGGATCACCGGGGCGCCCACCACCATCTCCTACCTCTACTCCCCGTGGGCGGCCGCAGTGGGAGCGGCGACGTGA
- a CDS encoding ABC transporter permease: MNFLRFAARRLAEMLATLLGASFVIFGAMYLAPGSPASFLLSGKSSSPAALEAVREQYRLDEPFATRYLHWLSGVAQGDFGRSLTYRTDVSRLLADRLPSTLLLVGMALTLVLVAGLALGRLAAVRGGTVDATVLVTTTLAAGTPSFVAAVMLQGLFAVRLGWFPAGGTGEGLVDMLWHLTLPAVALALYLIGMLARVTRSAMLDVLGQEHVTVALSRGVPRGKAVGRHVFRNALGTVLTTVGLIVATLLVCTVLVESAFGVGGIGQLLELSITTRDFPTVQAISLTMVALFMAVNLLVDLIHPLIDPRVGPGSGRPAV; this comes from the coding sequence GTGAACTTCCTCAGATTCGCCGCCCGGCGACTGGCCGAAATGCTTGCCACCCTGCTCGGCGCCTCGTTCGTCATCTTCGGCGCGATGTACCTGGCGCCGGGCAGCCCGGCGAGCTTTCTGCTCTCCGGCAAGTCCAGTTCGCCCGCCGCCCTGGAGGCGGTCAGGGAGCAGTACCGTCTCGACGAGCCGTTCGCGACGCGCTACCTGCACTGGCTCTCCGGTGTCGCGCAGGGCGACTTCGGCCGGTCGCTGACCTATCGCACCGACGTCTCCCGCCTCCTGGCCGACCGCCTGCCCAGCACCCTGCTGCTCGTCGGGATGGCGCTGACGCTGGTCCTGGTCGCAGGACTCGCCCTGGGGCGCCTCGCCGCCGTGCGCGGAGGCACCGTCGACGCGACCGTCCTGGTCACCACCACCCTCGCCGCGGGAACCCCGTCCTTCGTCGCCGCGGTCATGCTCCAGGGCCTGTTCGCGGTCCGGCTGGGCTGGTTCCCGGCGGGCGGCACCGGCGAAGGGCTCGTGGACATGCTCTGGCATCTGACGCTGCCCGCGGTGGCGCTCGCCCTGTACCTGATCGGCATGCTCGCCCGGGTCACCCGCAGCGCGATGCTCGACGTCCTCGGTCAGGAGCACGTCACCGTGGCCCTCAGCCGCGGCGTGCCGCGTGGCAAGGCCGTCGGACGCCATGTGTTCCGCAATGCCCTGGGCACCGTGCTCACCACCGTCGGGCTGATCGTCGCCACCCTGCTGGTGTGCACCGTCCTGGTGGAGTCGGCCTTCGGCGTCGGCGGCATCGGCCAGCTTCTCGAACTGTCCATCACCACCAGGGACTTCCCCACCGTGCAGGCCATCTCGCTGACCATGGTCGCGCTCTTCATGGCGGTCAATCTCCTCGTCGACCTGATCCATCCACTGATCGACCCCCGTGTCGGACCCGGCAGCGGGAGGCCCGCCGTATGA
- a CDS encoding ABC transporter permease has protein sequence MTTTALLRRPGLTRIRTARAPLFVLSLGFAALVVLAALLAPWLAPADANAVDLGNALAGPSAAHPFGVDASGRDTLSRLLLGARTSLLGPLGVVVFSTVAGVAIGATAAWNGGWADSALSRCTEVIFAFPGMLLAILIVAVYGEGLLAPVLALAVAYLPYVSRLTRSLVAAERQRPYVSALLVQGHSGFQVCLRHVLPNVAPVVLAQSTINFGYALIDLAGLSFLGLGVPALTPDWGRMVYDGQSAVQQGYPLAAILPCAALVLTVVAFNIVGERWADHVAGRNR, from the coding sequence ATGACCACCACCGCCCTGTTGCGCAGACCCGGTCTCACCCGAATCCGCACCGCCCGCGCACCCCTGTTCGTGCTCAGCCTGGGGTTCGCCGCCCTGGTCGTCCTGGCGGCGCTGCTCGCACCCTGGCTGGCACCGGCCGACGCCAACGCCGTCGACCTCGGCAACGCCCTCGCCGGACCATCCGCCGCCCATCCGTTCGGCGTCGACGCCTCCGGCCGTGACACCCTCTCCCGGCTGCTCCTGGGGGCGCGGACCTCGCTGCTCGGGCCGCTCGGCGTGGTGGTCTTCTCCACCGTGGCGGGCGTCGCGATCGGCGCCACCGCCGCCTGGAACGGGGGCTGGGCCGACTCGGCGCTGTCCCGCTGCACCGAGGTGATCTTCGCCTTCCCCGGGATGCTCCTGGCGATCCTCATCGTCGCCGTGTACGGCGAGGGCCTCCTCGCCCCGGTCCTCGCACTCGCCGTCGCCTATCTGCCCTACGTCAGCCGGCTGACCCGCTCCCTGGTGGCGGCCGAACGCCAACGCCCTTACGTCAGTGCCCTGTTGGTGCAGGGACACAGCGGTTTCCAGGTCTGTCTACGGCATGTGCTGCCCAATGTCGCGCCGGTCGTCCTGGCCCAGTCCACCATCAACTTCGGCTACGCCCTGATCGATCTGGCCGGTCTCTCCTTCCTCGGCCTCGGCGTTCCGGCCCTCACCCCGGACTGGGGCCGGATGGTCTACGACGGCCAGAGCGCGGTACAGCAGGGCTACCCGCTCGCGGCGATCCTGCCGTGCGCCGCCCTCGTCCTGACCGTGGTCGCGTTCAACATCGTCGGCGAACGCTGGGCCGACCACGTAGCGGGGAGGAACCGGTGA
- a CDS encoding ABC transporter ATP-binding protein, with the protein MSILALHDLRLRLPRTARPVLDGVDLTIGPGETVALVGESGSGKSLTSRSVLRLLPPGAAAEGRVEVAGDDVLTMTAAQLRLLRTSTVSMIFQDPRAAMNPLRRTGDFLTESLRLNTGMPAARATERAAEMLDAVGLDAAVLRRYPGELSGGMLQRVMIAAALMGEPALLLADEATTALDVSTQAEVVALLEDLRQRFGTGLLFVTHDLGLAAAISDRVYVMYAGRIVETGPAATVFETPRHPYTAALLAATPRLTGAPGRLAAIEGQPPDLRQELKGCAFAPRCAYASGLCAEKTPAVRDAAGIFASDGDGADAHLVACHHSESLEGSTVHG; encoded by the coding sequence GTGAGCATTCTCGCCCTGCACGATCTGCGGCTACGGCTGCCGCGTACCGCCCGTCCCGTACTCGACGGCGTCGACCTCACCATAGGACCCGGCGAAACCGTCGCCCTGGTGGGCGAGTCCGGCTCCGGCAAGAGCCTCACCTCGCGCAGCGTCCTGCGTCTGCTGCCCCCGGGGGCAGCTGCCGAGGGGCGCGTGGAGGTGGCCGGTGACGACGTCCTCACCATGACCGCCGCACAACTGCGCCTGCTGCGCACCAGCACGGTGTCCATGATCTTCCAGGACCCCCGTGCCGCCATGAACCCCCTGCGCCGTACCGGCGACTTCCTGACCGAGAGCCTGCGCCTGAACACCGGGATGCCCGCGGCCCGTGCCACCGAACGCGCCGCCGAGATGCTCGACGCGGTCGGGCTCGACGCCGCCGTACTGCGCCGCTATCCCGGCGAGTTGTCCGGCGGCATGCTCCAACGCGTCATGATCGCCGCCGCGTTGATGGGGGAGCCCGCCCTGCTCCTGGCCGACGAGGCCACCACCGCCCTCGACGTCAGCACCCAGGCCGAGGTGGTGGCCCTGCTCGAGGACCTGCGGCAGCGCTTCGGCACCGGACTGCTCTTCGTCACCCACGACCTCGGGCTCGCCGCGGCCATCAGCGACCGGGTGTACGTCATGTACGCGGGCCGGATCGTCGAGACCGGCCCCGCGGCGACCGTGTTCGAGACACCCCGCCACCCCTATACGGCCGCCCTGCTCGCCGCCACGCCCCGGCTCACCGGGGCACCCGGCCGACTGGCCGCGATCGAGGGCCAACCTCCGGATCTGCGCCAGGAGTTGAAGGGGTGCGCGTTCGCACCCCGGTGCGCGTACGCGAGCGGTCTGTGCGCCGAGAAGACGCCCGCCGTCCGCGATGCGGCGGGGATCTTCGCATCCGACGGGGACGGTGCCGACGCGCATCTGGTCGCCTGCCACCACAGCGAGAGCCTTGAAGGGAGCACCGTTCATGGCTGA
- a CDS encoding ABC transporter ATP-binding protein, producing MAELAESAESAESAESAGPAESAAHAEAVLEVAGLCRSYGGTRAVDDVSFRLPAGGSLGIVGESGSGKTTTARIVVGLERADAGRVVVGGTERTGRVRGRAARLARAREVQMVFQDPYQSLDPRITVAAALRETLRLHFPDRDPARRLTELLDQVGLGTHAADALPRQLSGGQRQRVAIARALAVEPAVLVLDEAVAALDVSVQAQILNLLADIRREQRIGYLFITHDLGVVRCVTDDVVVMRRGAIVESGSTARILAQPGHPYTRLLLDSVPRPGWDPHAIAAARRSL from the coding sequence ATGGCTGAGCTTGCCGAGTCCGCCGAGTCCGCCGAGTCCGCTGAGTCCGCCGGGCCTGCCGAGTCCGCCGCGCACGCCGAGGCCGTGCTTGAGGTCGCCGGTCTGTGCCGTTCCTACGGTGGGACGCGCGCCGTGGACGACGTCTCGTTCCGTCTGCCCGCGGGCGGATCCCTGGGCATCGTCGGCGAATCCGGTTCGGGCAAGACGACCACCGCCCGGATCGTCGTGGGTCTGGAACGCGCGGACGCCGGCCGGGTGGTCGTCGGCGGCACCGAACGCACCGGCCGGGTACGCGGCCGCGCCGCCCGGCTCGCGCGGGCCCGCGAGGTCCAGATGGTCTTCCAGGACCCGTACCAGTCGCTCGACCCGCGCATCACCGTGGCGGCGGCCCTTCGGGAGACCCTGCGGCTCCACTTTCCGGACCGCGACCCCGCACGCCGCCTCACCGAACTCCTCGACCAGGTCGGACTCGGCACCCATGCCGCGGACGCGCTGCCCCGGCAGCTGTCGGGCGGACAGCGCCAGCGGGTCGCCATCGCCCGGGCGCTCGCCGTGGAACCCGCGGTCCTCGTCCTGGACGAGGCCGTCGCGGCCCTCGACGTCTCGGTGCAGGCGCAGATCCTCAATCTCCTCGCCGACATCCGCCGCGAGCAGCGCATCGGTTACCTGTTCATCACCCACGACCTCGGGGTGGTGCGCTGTGTCACCGACGACGTGGTCGTGATGCGGCGGGGCGCGATCGTCGAGTCGGGCAGCACGGCCCGCATCCTCGCCCAACCCGGGCACCCCTACACACGGTTGCTCCTGGACTCCGTACCCCGCCCCGGCTGGGACCCCCACGCCATCGCCGCGGCACGCCGCTCCCTGTAG
- a CDS encoding agmatine/peptidylarginine deiminase has protein sequence MNSPRTPRTSGAPRLGRRGFLALTGLTAAGAAVTVAGRERAHGTPPRTSARAGFAVPLDTVPHTRTWMAWPDSSAIWGPQLGGVQADIALIARTVAAYEPVTMCANPDAAAKAREACGSEVTVIDSIPVDDCWMRDSGPVFRTDGSGGLDTVGLSFNGWGDKQTHARDALVAERIAAEVGVPFTLADFVGEGGAVETDGRGTLMATRSSLVNPNRNPDLTEQQIADAMCEAFGATQVIWFDGISGEDITDDHVDATSRFLAPAEGLVQLPLDSETGPWPEDAREQYRILSAASGAGGERITVTRLQGPDYDLIRSKDPDFLGSYANYYVCNGAVISAQFGDERADAAAKDTLQRLFPDRVVEQLNIDHLGAGGGGIHCVTQQEPKP, from the coding sequence ATGAACTCCCCCCGCACTCCCCGCACTTCGGGCGCTCCACGACTCGGCAGGCGCGGCTTCCTCGCGCTGACAGGGCTGACGGCAGCCGGTGCCGCCGTGACCGTGGCCGGAAGGGAACGCGCGCACGGCACGCCCCCGCGCACGTCCGCCCGCGCGGGTTTCGCGGTGCCGCTCGACACGGTCCCGCACACCCGCACCTGGATGGCCTGGCCCGACAGCAGCGCCATCTGGGGTCCCCAACTGGGCGGAGTGCAGGCGGACATCGCCCTCATCGCCCGGACCGTCGCCGCGTACGAACCCGTCACGATGTGCGCCAACCCCGACGCGGCGGCAAAGGCGCGCGAGGCCTGCGGTTCCGAGGTGACGGTGATCGACTCGATTCCGGTGGACGACTGCTGGATGCGCGACAGCGGCCCCGTCTTCCGTACCGACGGATCCGGCGGGCTCGACACCGTCGGCCTGAGCTTCAACGGCTGGGGCGACAAGCAGACGCATGCGCGCGACGCCCTGGTCGCGGAGCGGATCGCGGCCGAGGTGGGGGTGCCCTTCACCCTGGCCGATTTCGTCGGCGAGGGCGGCGCCGTGGAGACGGACGGCAGGGGCACGCTCATGGCCACCAGGAGCAGCCTCGTCAACCCCAACCGCAACCCCGATCTGACGGAGCAGCAGATAGCGGACGCCATGTGCGAGGCCTTCGGGGCGACCCAGGTGATCTGGTTCGACGGCATCAGCGGCGAGGACATCACCGACGACCACGTGGACGCCACTTCCCGCTTCCTCGCCCCGGCCGAGGGCCTCGTCCAACTGCCGCTCGACTCCGAGACCGGCCCCTGGCCCGAGGACGCGCGTGAGCAGTACCGGATCCTGTCCGCCGCGTCCGGCGCCGGGGGAGAGCGCATCACTGTCACCCGGCTCCAGGGCCCGGACTACGACCTCATCCGCTCCAAGGACCCCGACTTCCTTGGCTCGTACGCGAATTACTACGTGTGCAACGGTGCGGTGATCTCGGCCCAGTTCGGCGACGAGCGTGCCGACGCGGCGGCCAAGGACACACTCCAGCGGCTCTTCCCCGACCGCGTCGTCGAGCAGCTGAACATCGACCATCTGGGCGCCGGTGGCGGAGGCATCCACTGCGTGACCCAGCAGGAACCCAAGCCGTAG
- a CDS encoding TetR/AcrR family transcriptional regulator, with product MASRSTQILEAAARLVARRGVRGLRVEELAAEAGVSTGLIYYHFKDRTGILRQTLVFINDRAARYTQDLALDAAPLDPHEELEQALLLELQDTPEVRENSSAWGELRASAVFEPVLREDLARATLVWVQEIASLLGKIHPTASPAVLATAAERLTALVEGLSMRWLSGGLTTDHARTLVTDAVATELLRLAGARNS from the coding sequence ATGGCTTCCCGCAGCACCCAGATCCTGGAGGCGGCCGCACGACTGGTCGCCCGGCGTGGCGTCCGCGGCCTGCGCGTCGAGGAACTCGCCGCCGAGGCGGGTGTGTCCACCGGACTGATCTACTACCACTTCAAGGATCGCACCGGCATCCTGCGCCAGACACTGGTCTTCATCAACGACCGTGCCGCGCGCTACACCCAGGACCTGGCCCTCGACGCCGCACCGCTTGACCCCCACGAGGAACTGGAACAGGCCCTGCTCCTCGAACTCCAGGACACCCCCGAGGTCAGGGAGAACAGCTCCGCCTGGGGCGAGCTGCGGGCCAGCGCGGTCTTCGAGCCGGTACTGCGCGAGGACCTCGCACGGGCAACCCTCGTCTGGGTACAGGAGATCGCCTCACTGCTCGGCAAGATCCACCCCACCGCCTCGCCCGCCGTCCTGGCCACCGCCGCGGAACGGCTCACCGCCCTGGTGGAGGGCCTCAGCATGCGCTGGCTCAGTGGGGGCCTGACGACCGACCACGCACGCACCCTGGTGACGGACGCCGTCGCGACCGAACTGCTGCGGCTGGCGGGGGCTCGGAACTCCTGA
- a CDS encoding serine hydrolase translates to MTDPMTDPMTDLATDPTTDPRHASRRKARAAKRGGAGRRLAVLASVGALLAVGAVAAVPATADDAADRSGGPHGRHAPTRAALNAIVAEGTPGALAAVREDRERWSGNAGVADLGTGERRRPADRFRVGSVTKTFTATVLLQLDAQGVLSLDDTVEDWLPGLVRGNGNDGRKITLRQLLNHTSGIFNYNRDEGFLGRFTGESFLVHRYDGATPHELVRIGLSHPPLFAPGTGWAYSDTNYILAGMVIEQATGDSYAEQVRRRIIGPLKLRSTTVPGSSSAVPHPHGRHYSKLYDDDPNAPVHDVTEFNPSVAGAAGRIISNAHDLNRFYGALLRGKLLPRPQLREMLTGVPIVEEEGTSRRARTDAGATAFYGLGIRSDTLSCGVTVWGHGGQVPGSLSRVAAARDGRHVLALNRNGDWGSQATEDAVLEAEFCG, encoded by the coding sequence ATGACCGATCCGATGACCGATCCGATGACCGATCTCGCGACTGATCCCACGACTGATCCCAGGCACGCGTCAAGGCGGAAAGCACGCGCCGCCAAACGGGGCGGCGCGGGACGTCGGCTCGCCGTACTGGCGTCCGTGGGCGCGCTGTTGGCGGTCGGCGCCGTGGCGGCGGTGCCGGCCACCGCCGATGACGCGGCCGACCGGTCCGGGGGCCCGCACGGGCGGCACGCCCCAACTCGGGCGGCGCTGAACGCCATTGTCGCCGAGGGCACGCCCGGCGCGCTCGCCGCCGTGCGCGAGGATCGCGAGCGGTGGTCGGGGAACGCGGGGGTGGCGGACCTCGGCACGGGCGAACGGCGTCGGCCCGCCGACCGTTTCCGGGTGGGCAGCGTCACCAAGACGTTCACCGCCACGGTGCTGCTGCAACTCGACGCACAGGGCGTCCTCTCGCTCGACGACACCGTCGAGGACTGGCTGCCGGGGCTCGTGCGGGGCAACGGCAACGACGGCCGGAAGATCACCCTGCGCCAACTGCTCAACCACACCAGCGGAATCTTCAACTACAACCGCGACGAGGGATTCCTCGGCCGGTTCACCGGCGAGTCCTTCCTCGTCCACCGCTACGACGGTGCCACCCCGCACGAGTTGGTGCGGATCGGCCTGTCCCATCCACCGCTGTTCGCGCCCGGCACGGGCTGGGCGTACTCCGACACCAACTACATCCTCGCCGGGATGGTCATCGAGCAGGCCACCGGTGACTCCTACGCCGAGCAGGTCCGGCGGCGGATCATCGGGCCGCTGAAACTCCGGTCCACCACCGTGCCCGGCTCCTCCTCCGCGGTGCCGCACCCGCACGGCCGGCACTACTCGAAGCTCTACGACGACGACCCGAACGCACCCGTGCACGACGTCACGGAGTTCAACCCCTCGGTCGCCGGTGCCGCCGGGCGGATCATCTCCAACGCCCATGACCTCAACCGCTTCTACGGCGCCCTGCTCCGAGGGAAGCTCCTCCCCCGCCCTCAGCTGCGGGAGATGCTGACCGGCGTGCCCATCGTCGAGGAGGAGGGCACCTCCCGCCGGGCGCGGACCGATGCCGGTGCCACCGCCTTCTACGGGCTGGGCATCCGGTCGGACACGCTCTCCTGCGGCGTGACCGTCTGGGGCCACGGCGGTCAGGTGCCCGGTTCCCTGTCGCGGGTGGCCGCCGCCCGCGACGGCCGCCATGTGCTGGCCCTCAACCGAAACGGCGACTGGGGCAGCCAGGCCACGGAAGACGCGGTGCTGGAGGCGGAGTTCTGCGGCTGA
- a CDS encoding DUF6191 domain-containing protein: protein MAVWAMSFPAFACLVAVFALVETAWRWFTGLGLFPWLRRRSGPPLSSVAFDEITTVMNGNKAAELEQRRVELLKRDDESDGAPPRSSIDLTNGTAFIVLPQEAHDRRTEPGAGAGAGAGAGAGAGADAAESRP, encoded by the coding sequence GTGGCGGTATGGGCCATGTCGTTCCCGGCTTTTGCGTGTCTGGTGGCCGTGTTCGCCCTGGTGGAGACTGCCTGGCGATGGTTCACCGGGCTGGGCTTGTTCCCGTGGCTGCGCAGACGTTCGGGACCGCCGCTGTCGAGCGTGGCTTTCGACGAGATCACCACGGTCATGAACGGGAACAAGGCCGCCGAACTGGAGCAGCGACGCGTGGAGTTGCTGAAACGCGACGACGAGAGCGACGGCGCGCCGCCGCGCTCCAGCATCGACCTCACCAACGGCACGGCGTTCATAGTGCTGCCGCAGGAAGCGCACGATCGGCGCACTGAGCCTGGTGCTGGTGCTGGTGCTGGTGCTGGTGCTGGTGCTGGTGCCGGTGCCGATGCCGCCGAGAGCCGACCATGA
- a CDS encoding DUF3995 domain-containing protein, with the protein MNRTADSADSVASAEPVASAASVTSPSEAPPTMAGRIACAWALVFAAAHFYWALGGDAGLSVSAGPLATERPLWFVLTGLWGVGALCLLGALLAWQLARPDIKGVLPARPARWLGWGVSACLLARGIGLEVLLLTGTAHLDSSVSEAQRAWTLALWNPWFIAGGVAFGLAALRFGRRTGQEAVHAS; encoded by the coding sequence ATGAACCGTACGGCGGACTCGGCAGACTCGGTGGCCTCGGCAGAGCCGGTGGCCTCGGCGGCCTCAGTGACCTCACCGAGCGAGGCACCCCCGACCATGGCCGGGCGGATCGCCTGCGCGTGGGCGCTCGTGTTCGCCGCGGCGCACTTTTACTGGGCACTCGGCGGAGACGCGGGGCTGAGCGTCTCCGCCGGTCCGTTGGCCACCGAGCGTCCCCTCTGGTTCGTGTTGACCGGCCTGTGGGGTGTGGGCGCACTCTGTCTGCTCGGTGCCCTGCTGGCCTGGCAGCTCGCCCGGCCCGACATCAAGGGTGTTCTCCCCGCTCGGCCGGCACGGTGGCTGGGGTGGGGCGTCAGCGCCTGCCTCCTGGCCCGCGGTATCGGCCTTGAGGTGCTGCTCCTTACCGGCACGGCGCACCTGGACAGCTCCGTGAGCGAGGCACAGCGGGCCTGGACACTGGCCCTGTGGAACCCGTGGTTCATCGCCGGGGGAGTGGCCTTCGGTCTGGCGGCGCTGCGGTTCGGCAGGCGTACCGGGCAGGAAGCGGTGCACGCCTCGTAA
- a CDS encoding PPOX class F420-dependent oxidoreductase, producing MIPDELRRARYVSLTTYRKDGTPVATPVWSAAEGDELYVWTNVNSWKVKRLRRDPRVVVAVCDVRGRIPDGATQLAGTGRLLDADGLKAVRKRLARKYTWQWWLADWPATVARRGKRPHAGIAVRL from the coding sequence ATGATTCCCGATGAACTGAGGCGGGCCCGTTACGTCAGCCTGACCACGTACCGCAAGGACGGGACGCCGGTGGCCACACCGGTGTGGTCCGCCGCCGAGGGCGACGAGTTGTACGTGTGGACCAACGTCAACTCCTGGAAGGTGAAACGGCTCCGCCGCGACCCGCGCGTCGTGGTGGCCGTGTGCGACGTACGCGGCCGGATCCCGGATGGCGCGACACAACTGGCGGGCACGGGCCGACTGCTGGACGCGGACGGACTCAAGGCCGTGCGCAAGCGGCTGGCCCGCAAGTACACCTGGCAGTGGTGGTTGGCCGACTGGCCGGCGACCGTCGCCCGGCGGGGGAAACGGCCGCACGCCGGGATCGCGGTCAGGCTCTGA
- a CDS encoding TetR/AcrR family transcriptional regulator: protein MAQASASYHHGDLRAACLRAARELLEEDGGAALSVRAVARRAGVSPTAPYRHYPDRESLVSALAAEGYRELAGYLAAAHPSPETVDDLAAIAVAYVRFAIEHPAMFRVMFAEPCDPNDAERVAATAAITEYVVDIVRRAFPGAESAEALATAVWAFVHGLAFLHLDGKLDASTPELVSEQVGSAVRALFSASPVTSQSAAAQTPRTAPA, encoded by the coding sequence ATGGCACAGGCCAGTGCCTCGTACCATCACGGCGACCTGCGCGCGGCCTGCCTGCGCGCGGCGCGTGAGCTGCTGGAGGAGGACGGCGGCGCCGCCCTGTCGGTACGCGCGGTGGCGCGCCGGGCCGGGGTGTCGCCCACGGCCCCCTACCGCCACTACCCGGACCGCGAATCCCTGGTCTCCGCGCTCGCCGCCGAGGGCTACCGCGAACTCGCCGGATACCTGGCAGCGGCGCACCCCTCACCCGAGACCGTCGACGACCTCGCCGCCATCGCGGTCGCCTACGTCCGTTTCGCCATCGAGCATCCGGCGATGTTCCGGGTGATGTTCGCCGAGCCCTGCGACCCGAACGACGCGGAACGGGTCGCCGCGACCGCCGCCATCACCGAGTACGTCGTCGACATCGTCCGCCGCGCCTTTCCCGGCGCCGAATCAGCGGAGGCCCTGGCGACCGCGGTGTGGGCCTTCGTCCACGGCCTCGCCTTTCTGCACCTCGACGGCAAACTCGACGCCTCCACTCCCGAGCTCGTCTCCGAGCAGGTCGGCAGTGCCGTCCGCGCGCTGTTCAGTGCTTCGCCGGTGACGTCGCAGTCGGCGGCCGCGCAGACACCCCGTACCGCTCCCGCATGA